The Vibrio penaeicida sequence ATGGGTACACATGCACCTGAAATGGAAATCAAAGTAGACAGCGAAACAGGCGTTTGGGTGACAGACGCACTTCCGATGCTGTACGTACCGCGACACTTTTTCATCAACAACCACACAGCGATAGCGGAGTCGCTAGGCGACGATATGTACGCGGAGATTTTATACAAAGCCGGTTACCAATCGGCGCATTATTGGTGTGAAAAGGAAGCCGAAAAACATGGGCTTTCTGGTGACGCGGTATTTGAACACTACATGAAGCGCCTTTCCCAGCGAGGCTGGGGGCTGTTCCGCATTGAAAGTTTGGATATTGAGAATGGAACTGCGCGAGTTCGATTGGATCACTCGGCTTTTGTTTACCACTACGGAAAAGTCAATCGCAAAGTGGATTACATGTTTACGGGCTGGTTTGCTGGCGCGATCGATCAAATCGCAGAGAGCTTGGGCTACAACGTCAAAACCAAAGCCACACAGGTTCAAAGCGCGTCCGAAGAAGGCGTTGATTACGGAGTCTTCGTGGTTGAGCCGCTGGGAAGCTAAGTGGAAGTGGTAGAAAAGTAAGTGAAATCGGTAAAAAAGAAGTGAAAGCACTAAAAAATAAAAGCGGTCGGATGTAAACAGTAAGGAAGCAGCGATGTCTCAGTTTGATGCACTATTTCAGCCATTGAATATCAATAACTTAACAATAAGAAACCGTGTTGTGAGCACGGCTCACGCTGAGGTGTACGCCACTGAAGGCGGTATGACCACGGAACGTTACGTTAAGTATTACGAAGAAAAAGCCAAAGGTGGCGTCGGTCTTAGTATTTGCGGTGGTTCCAGTGTCGTCTCCATAGACAGCCCACAAAGCTGGTGGAAATCCGTCAATTTATCCACCGACCGAATCATTCCCCACTTTCAGAATCTTGCCGACGCAGTGCATAAGCACGGTGGTCATATCATGATTCAAATCACCCATATGGGGCGTCGTTCTCGTTGGGATGGTGGAGACTGGACAACGTTAGTCAGCCCAAGTGGGATTCGAGAACCGGTTCACCGCGCAACGTGTAAAACCATTGAACCTGAAGAAATTGAACGCATCATTGGAGACTACGCTCAAGCCGCGAGGCGAGCAAAGGAAGGCGGTCTTGATGGTGTCGAACTCTCGGCTGTACACCAACACCTAATCGATCAATTTTGGAGCCCTCGCGTGAATAAACGAGAAGACGAGTGGGGTGGAAGTTTTGAAAACCGAATGCGTTTCGGGATTCGTGTTCTGGAGGCGATTCGAGAAGAGGTAGGGCGAGACTTTGCAGTTGGCTTAAGAATCTGTGGAGATGAGTTTCACCCCGACGGCTTAACGCACGATGACATGAAAGAAATCGCAACCTACTATGACAAAACGGGCTTGGTCGATTTCTTTGGCGTTATTGGTTCGGGGTGCGACACGCACAACACACTAGCAAACGTGATTCCGAACATGAGTTACCCACCAGAACCTTTTCTGCATCTAGCTGCCGGGATCAAAGAAGTGGTGAACGTGCCAGTTATTCATGCTCAAAACATAAAAGATCCAAACCAAGCGCAGCGAATACTTGAAGCTGGGTATGTGGATTTCGTTGGCATGACACGCGCGCACATTGCTGATCCGCACCTCATTGCAAAAATAAAAATGAATCAAGTGGATCAGATTCGCCAATGTGTGGGCGCAAATTATTGTATCGACCGCCAGTATCAAGGGCTGGACGTGCTTTGTATTCAAAATGCGGCAACCTCTCGTGAGTCCACTATGCCTCATATTATTTCGAAAACAGACGGTGTGATTCGAAAAGTGGTGGTTGTGGGTGGTGGTCCAGCAGGAATGGAAGCTGCACGTGTCTGTGCCGAGCGCGGGCACAATGTCGTGCTACTCGAAAAAGCACCAGAACTTGGTGGTCAAATTACACTGGCAGCGAAGGCACCTCAGCGCGACCAAATTGCAGGTATTACCCGTTGGTATGCGTTAGAGCTGGCGAGGCTTAATGTCGAAATACATTTCGACACTGAAGCGACAGAAGAGATCATTTTAAGCCATAGCCCTGATGTCACTATCCTCGCCGTTGGTGGAACACCTTTCATTGAGCAAAACCCTAAATGGGGCGCGCAAGATGGGTTAGTCATCAGCAGTTGGGACGTACTGAGCGGAGAAATCGAGCCAGGTAAAAATGTGTTGGTTTACGATACGATTTGCGAATTTTCAGGTATGTCTGTCGCCGATTATCTTTCATCCAAAGGATCGCTTGTTGAGTTGGTGACTGACGACATCAAGCCGGGAGCAGCGGTCGGTGGAACCACATTCCCTACCTATTACCGAAGCCTGTATGAAAAAGAAGTCATCATGACACCGGATTTCATACTCGAAGAAGTCTACAAAGAAAACGATAAGCTCATCGCTGTGCTAGAGAACGAGTACACGGGGCAAAAAGAAGAACGCGTCGTCGACCAGATTGTGGTCGAAAATGGGATCAGACCGTCCGAAGAACTCTACTACGCCTTGAAAGCGCAATCGGTTAATAAAGGGCAAATGGATATTCAAGCGCTCTACGATGCGAAGCCACAGCCGTCATTGGAAAAACAAAGCGAAGGCATGCTTTTGTTCCGCATCGGTGACTGTACCGCTCAAAGAAACACACACGCAGCAATATACGATGCGCTCAGACTGTGTAAGGACTTCTGATAACAGATGCAGAAGTAGGGAGTAGAAGCGATGATTAATCAGATCTTACCTTGGTTGCTGGTAACAGTGATCCTAGTTTGGGTTCTTGGAGCGTTAAGGCGTATTTTGATGTGGCGTAGAGGAAGAAAGGAGCCAGTCAATGTTGTTGCTGGGCTCCTATCCATTCCTAAGCGTTACCTTGTCGACTTGCACCACGTCGTCGCCCGAGACAAATACATGTCGAACACGCACGTGGCAGCCGCAGGAGGCTTTGTCGCGTCGTTGCTGGGGCTGATGGCCATCTATTTATTTGACCTCGACTATCACCCCGTAGCATGGGCTGTGCTTATTTTACCTTTACTCGCGATGTTCGTAGGGGCGATATTCGTTTATCTCAGGCGTGTGAACGCTCCGCCAAACCTATCGAAAGGGGCTTGGATGCGCCTTCCTAAAAGCTTGTTGATGTTTTCTGCATCCGGTCTGGCAATTTGCGTGTTCACTCTTGCCTCTCAAGACTCCGTTGTTGGGAATACCGTACTAGCCGTGGTTTTACTGTTGGGCATTGCGTTAGGTTTGTTAGAGCTAGTGGTTGGTATGACGTGGGGTGGACCGCTAAAGCACGCTTTTTCTGGCGCATTGCATCTCGCGTTTCACCGCAGAGCAGAACGCTTTTCCGGCATTCGTTCTACAGGATTAAAACCAATAGATATTAAAGAGCCCGCCCCGGGCTTTGGGGTTGCTAAACCCGAAGATTTTTCATGGAAGCAGCTGCTGAGTTTTGATGCGTGTGTCCAATGTGGTCGATGCGAAAAAATGTGCCCTGCGTTTGCGGCTGGTCAGCCTCTTAACCCGAAGAAAATGATCCAAGACTTGGTTGTTG is a genomic window containing:
- a CDS encoding 4-vinyl reductase, whose translation is MGTHAPEMEIKVDSETGVWVTDALPMLYVPRHFFINNHTAIAESLGDDMYAEILYKAGYQSAHYWCEKEAEKHGLSGDAVFEHYMKRLSQRGWGLFRIESLDIENGTARVRLDHSAFVYHYGKVNRKVDYMFTGWFAGAIDQIAESLGYNVKTKATQVQSASEEGVDYGVFVVEPLGS
- a CDS encoding oxidoreductase translates to MSQFDALFQPLNINNLTIRNRVVSTAHAEVYATEGGMTTERYVKYYEEKAKGGVGLSICGGSSVVSIDSPQSWWKSVNLSTDRIIPHFQNLADAVHKHGGHIMIQITHMGRRSRWDGGDWTTLVSPSGIREPVHRATCKTIEPEEIERIIGDYAQAARRAKEGGLDGVELSAVHQHLIDQFWSPRVNKREDEWGGSFENRMRFGIRVLEAIREEVGRDFAVGLRICGDEFHPDGLTHDDMKEIATYYDKTGLVDFFGVIGSGCDTHNTLANVIPNMSYPPEPFLHLAAGIKEVVNVPVIHAQNIKDPNQAQRILEAGYVDFVGMTRAHIADPHLIAKIKMNQVDQIRQCVGANYCIDRQYQGLDVLCIQNAATSRESTMPHIISKTDGVIRKVVVVGGGPAGMEAARVCAERGHNVVLLEKAPELGGQITLAAKAPQRDQIAGITRWYALELARLNVEIHFDTEATEEIILSHSPDVTILAVGGTPFIEQNPKWGAQDGLVISSWDVLSGEIEPGKNVLVYDTICEFSGMSVADYLSSKGSLVELVTDDIKPGAAVGGTTFPTYYRSLYEKEVIMTPDFILEEVYKENDKLIAVLENEYTGQKEERVVDQIVVENGIRPSEELYYALKAQSVNKGQMDIQALYDAKPQPSLEKQSEGMLLFRIGDCTAQRNTHAAIYDALRLCKDF